A region from the Kineothrix sp. IPX-CK genome encodes:
- a CDS encoding response regulator, protein MSAKSTIIIIEDEKNICNFMATTLTAQGYKIITAATAKSGLSLIASCCPDLILLDMGLPDMDGIDVIKDIRAWASIPIIVISARTQEKEKVLALDTGADDYITKPFGPSELFARIRTALRHSNRLNTDSRLTLRPYEADGLIIDFDKHLITLRGNEVHLTQVEFKIISLLAQNSGRVMTYDSIISNVWGPYADDNNRILRVNMANIRRKLEINPAEPHYIFTEIGIGYRMLEDKAG, encoded by the coding sequence ATGAGTGCCAAATCAACTATTATCATTATCGAAGACGAAAAGAACATATGTAATTTTATGGCGACCACCCTTACGGCTCAAGGCTATAAGATCATAACCGCCGCTACCGCGAAATCCGGCCTGTCCCTCATTGCCTCCTGCTGCCCCGATCTCATTCTCTTGGATATGGGACTTCCAGATATGGACGGCATCGACGTCATCAAAGATATCCGTGCATGGGCCAGCATTCCCATCATCGTCATATCCGCGCGGACTCAGGAGAAGGAGAAAGTATTAGCGCTGGACACCGGAGCGGATGATTATATTACCAAACCCTTCGGCCCTTCCGAGCTTTTCGCCCGGATCCGTACCGCTCTAAGACACAGCAACCGCCTGAATACGGATTCCAGACTGACTCTTCGGCCTTATGAGGCGGACGGGCTCATTATCGACTTCGACAAGCATCTGATTACATTAAGAGGCAACGAGGTACATCTGACGCAGGTGGAATTCAAGATCATTTCTCTTCTGGCACAGAATTCCGGCCGGGTTATGACCTACGACTCCATCATATCCAATGTGTGGGGTCCATACGCCGATGACAACAATCGCATACTTCGGGTGAATATGGCAAATATCAGGAGGAAGCTGGAAATAAATCCGGCTGAGCCTCATTATATCTTCACTGAAATAGGCATAGGCTACCGGATGTTGGAGGACAAAGCCGGCTGA